The Geotalea uraniireducens Rf4 genome window below encodes:
- a CDS encoding sulfurtransferase, translating into MKRGIVISFVALMALAITVLAGCGSSVTEKTPAAPVAKAYSDPTMATDAATLKASLGKAGTVIIDARSASAFSAGHIPGAINAVWQSFATVGTGVPGDANWGVLKTAAEIGIALGNLGIDASTEVIVYADAPGGWGEDGRILWMLRMAGVTKSKLLNGGLNGWKAAGYGLTTAATPAPAPTTLSIASFTGDYVVEKAWILANMAGSDVKIIDARDPEEFAGAVKYGEKRGGHLPGAINMPFNTALYTNNPANPGIIKSQDELEALFTAAGIKKTDTIVSYCTKGIRSGLMTMILRMAGYSKAVNYDASFYEWAGDATLPVQ; encoded by the coding sequence ATGAAAAGAGGAATCGTAATATCTTTCGTGGCGCTCATGGCGCTGGCAATAACGGTTTTGGCGGGGTGCGGCAGCAGTGTGACCGAGAAGACACCGGCAGCTCCGGTAGCAAAAGCGTACAGTGACCCTACCATGGCTACAGACGCGGCAACCCTCAAAGCATCGCTCGGCAAAGCCGGGACTGTCATTATCGATGCCAGGTCGGCTTCGGCATTTAGCGCAGGCCATATACCTGGAGCGATCAATGCCGTCTGGCAGTCCTTCGCTACGGTAGGAACCGGAGTTCCGGGAGATGCAAACTGGGGAGTTTTGAAAACAGCTGCCGAAATCGGGATCGCACTTGGCAACCTGGGTATTGATGCATCTACGGAGGTTATCGTCTATGCAGATGCTCCCGGAGGCTGGGGAGAGGATGGCCGTATACTCTGGATGCTGCGCATGGCCGGCGTAACCAAGTCCAAGCTGCTCAATGGCGGATTGAATGGGTGGAAGGCGGCCGGCTACGGCCTCACCACGGCGGCAACGCCGGCGCCCGCACCGACAACATTGTCCATTGCATCATTTACAGGCGATTATGTCGTTGAAAAGGCCTGGATTCTCGCCAACATGGCCGGAAGTGACGTCAAGATCATTGACGCCCGAGACCCGGAGGAGTTTGCAGGTGCTGTCAAGTATGGTGAAAAGCGTGGAGGTCACTTGCCGGGCGCTATAAACATGCCTTTCAATACAGCCCTCTATACCAACAATCCAGCCAATCCAGGAATCATCAAGAGTCAGGATGAATTGGAGGCGCTCTTCACGGCTGCCGGAATCAAGAAGACGGATACCATTGTAAGCTACTGCACCAAGGGTATCCGTTCCGGCCTGATGACGATGATTCTGCGTATGGCAGGCTACAGCAAGGCGGTCAACTATGACGCGTCATTTTATGAATGGGCCGGCGACGCAACGCTCCCGGTTCAATAA
- the arsS gene encoding arsenosugar biosynthesis radical SAM (seleno)protein ArsS (Some members of this family are selenoproteins.) yields the protein MTAMFKKKVEAVDDRFTTFHRLETLQVNLGDLCNLSCAHCHHHASPQGARIMGRDVMEKITAFLARHPGLTLDITGGCPEMNPDFRYFVEASAGHAARRIIRSNLAIALEPGMEWLPDFYREQALVVMASLPCYEAENVEKQRGGGVFMQSIEVLRRLNRQGYGSELELHLVHNPGNGSVSGSRDMLEQHYRTELLQRFGVSFSRLHCMNNTPIGRFRDNLERRGTYQRYIEHLAEKFNPLATEQIMCRTLVSVGWDGVLYNCDFNLAAALPLQRADGSLVTIDHADEAIVPGSGIRMAAHCFSCTAGEGSGCGGSLAASGNKVYGSANSNDQGVSACCQQ from the coding sequence ATGACAGCAATGTTCAAAAAGAAAGTCGAGGCGGTGGATGACCGCTTCACCACATTCCATAGACTGGAAACGCTCCAGGTGAATCTGGGCGATCTCTGCAACCTGAGTTGCGCCCACTGTCATCATCATGCCTCGCCGCAAGGCGCCCGGATCATGGGCCGGGACGTCATGGAAAAGATCACTGCGTTCCTGGCGCGGCATCCCGGTCTGACGCTGGACATAACCGGCGGCTGCCCGGAAATGAACCCGGACTTCCGGTACTTCGTCGAGGCATCGGCAGGACACGCCGCACGTCGCATCATCCGCAGCAATCTGGCCATTGCCCTTGAACCCGGCATGGAATGGCTGCCTGACTTTTATCGCGAACAGGCGCTGGTGGTGATGGCGTCGCTTCCCTGCTACGAAGCGGAGAACGTGGAGAAACAGAGGGGAGGCGGGGTCTTCATGCAAAGTATCGAGGTGTTGCGGCGCCTCAATCGGCAGGGCTATGGCAGCGAACTGGAACTCCACCTCGTCCATAACCCGGGCAACGGCTCCGTGTCCGGATCACGTGATATGCTGGAGCAGCATTACCGTACGGAACTTCTACAGCGTTTTGGTGTCAGCTTCAGTCGGCTCCACTGCATGAACAATACCCCCATCGGACGTTTTCGGGACAACCTGGAGCGCAGGGGAACCTATCAGCGCTATATCGAGCATCTGGCGGAAAAATTCAATCCGCTGGCCACAGAGCAAATCATGTGCCGAACGCTGGTCAGTGTCGGCTGGGATGGGGTGCTATACAACTGCGACTTCAATCTGGCTGCCGCATTGCCGTTGCAACGGGCGGATGGCTCGCTCGTGACCATCGACCATGCCGACGAGGCGATTGTCCCCGGCAGCGGAATCCGGATGGCTGCGCACTGTTTCAGTTGCACCGCCGGCGAGGGTTCGGGGTGCGGCGGGTCATTGGCTGCATCCGGCAACAAGGTATATGGATCAGCGAACAGCAATGATCAGGGCGTGAGCGCATGCTGTCAGCAATAA
- a CDS encoding glycosyltransferase family 2 protein: MIAAPPDIALIIPARNEELSLPGVLGNVPTEITRVVVVDNGSTDATAQVAAEYGAHVVTEPVAGYGRACLAGLAFLRNDPPDIVAFVDADGSDELSRLPDLIAPVSVGEQELVLGRRIPVVTAALSFQQRFGHLLATVLIRLFWRYRYRDLGPMRVISWMALNRLNMADQAFGWTVEMQVRALKHGLRIREIDVPYHQRTAGKSKISRTITGTVKAGSTILWVIGRELVHGLQHKRQEAAAADTVITAEQAQ; encoded by the coding sequence GTGATAGCGGCGCCCCCCGACATAGCTCTGATCATACCGGCCAGGAACGAGGAACTCTCCCTGCCGGGAGTGCTCGGGAATGTGCCGACTGAGATCACGCGGGTTGTGGTGGTTGACAACGGATCGACAGACGCGACGGCACAGGTTGCCGCTGAATATGGCGCCCATGTCGTCACCGAACCGGTGGCCGGTTACGGCAGGGCCTGCCTGGCCGGATTGGCCTTTCTGCGGAACGATCCGCCGGACATCGTGGCTTTTGTCGATGCCGACGGCAGCGATGAGCTGTCGCGCCTGCCCGACCTGATCGCCCCGGTTTCCGTCGGAGAGCAGGAACTTGTGCTGGGGCGGCGGATTCCGGTTGTCACGGCGGCGCTTAGTTTTCAGCAGCGCTTCGGGCACCTGCTGGCCACCGTGTTGATACGTCTGTTTTGGAGATACCGCTACAGAGACCTTGGTCCGATGCGGGTCATCAGTTGGATGGCGCTGAATCGGTTGAATATGGCTGACCAAGCTTTCGGCTGGACGGTGGAAATGCAGGTCAGGGCACTCAAACATGGGCTGCGGATACGGGAGATTGACGTCCCTTATCATCAGCGCACTGCCGGAAAGTCAAAGATCAGTCGGACGATCACCGGTACGGTCAAGGCCGGGAGCACTATTCTGTGGGTTATCGGCCGTGAATTGGTGCACGGGTTACAGCATAAAAGACAAGAGGCAGCGGCAGCAGACACGGTTATTACTGCCGAGCAGGCACAATAA
- a CDS encoding VTT domain-containing protein, whose protein sequence is MSIITNNHLRPGLQEQIAATKSGCTNCGECVRECAFLKKYGTPKSIADSFDAIDPKSLARSFECSLCGLCSVVCPEQLDLDGLFLEMRREAVDRGFGDYPEHSPLLTYERLGTSRRFSLYRLPQGCTTIFFPGCSLSGTRPDGVNRVFAELQKTDPTVGIVFDCCLKPSHSLGREQYTGAMFEEMNNWLVQQGVKEVLVACPNCQVMFTSLGQGLKVRTVWESLAESGLQPEGVSGTVTVHDPCVIRDAQPVHQAVRTLLNRQGLMVEEMPHSGRTTVCCGQGGAVNLLNPQLAASWGELRKREAAGRRIITYCAGCVQALGGHTPTNHLVDILFAPNQTLAGKKKGAGAPFTYLNRLRLKRAFKRKEGYAVTRERTFVPEQGQPKKRSWKPLIFLVLLVAAVAGVHLSGAAQYLQQEKLQALIASYGVLAPAIYILLYALAPVLFLPGLPITIVGGILFGPVWGVVYTITGATIGASLAFLVARYVARDWVAAKLTGPTWEKLDSEVAQHGWKVVAFTRLIPAFPFNLLNYAFGLTKVPFVHYMVATFVFMLPACIAFIVFSSSLLGLIKGKVSPTALLGIGLIVLVSLIPVVYRRFKGRQAAEAEAE, encoded by the coding sequence ATGAGCATTATCACTAACAACCATCTTCGCCCCGGTCTGCAAGAACAGATTGCCGCAACAAAATCGGGTTGCACCAATTGCGGCGAATGCGTCCGGGAGTGTGCCTTCCTCAAGAAATATGGCACACCCAAATCTATTGCAGACAGCTTCGATGCAATTGATCCAAAATCCCTTGCTCGCTCCTTCGAGTGCAGCCTGTGCGGGCTCTGCTCGGTGGTCTGTCCGGAACAGCTCGATCTGGACGGACTGTTTCTGGAGATGCGGCGCGAGGCGGTGGACCGGGGCTTCGGGGACTACCCGGAGCATTCACCCCTGCTGACCTACGAACGGCTGGGAACATCCCGCCGTTTCAGCCTGTACCGGTTGCCCCAAGGGTGCACGACGATCTTCTTCCCCGGCTGCTCCCTGTCCGGCACCCGCCCCGATGGCGTCAACAGGGTTTTCGCCGAGCTTCAGAAGACTGATCCAACCGTGGGTATCGTCTTTGACTGCTGTTTGAAGCCGTCCCATAGCCTGGGGCGCGAGCAGTACACTGGCGCCATGTTCGAGGAGATGAACAACTGGCTTGTGCAGCAGGGGGTGAAAGAGGTGCTGGTGGCATGCCCCAACTGCCAGGTGATGTTCACCTCGCTAGGCCAGGGGCTGAAGGTGAGAACCGTCTGGGAGTCCCTCGCCGAGTCCGGACTGCAGCCGGAAGGAGTGTCCGGTACGGTGACGGTTCATGACCCCTGTGTTATCCGCGATGCACAACCGGTGCATCAGGCCGTGCGTACCCTGCTCAATCGCCAGGGACTGATGGTGGAGGAGATGCCCCATTCCGGCAGAACCACCGTCTGCTGCGGTCAGGGGGGGGCGGTCAACCTGCTGAACCCGCAACTGGCCGCTTCATGGGGAGAACTGCGCAAAAGAGAGGCGGCCGGCAGGAGAATCATCACCTACTGCGCCGGCTGTGTCCAGGCCCTGGGGGGGCACACGCCGACCAATCACCTGGTGGATATCCTGTTCGCCCCGAATCAGACCCTGGCCGGAAAGAAAAAGGGCGCCGGAGCCCCCTTTACCTATCTGAACCGGCTTCGACTCAAAAGAGCCTTTAAACGCAAGGAGGGATATGCAGTGACACGAGAACGAACATTTGTACCGGAACAGGGGCAGCCAAAGAAACGCTCCTGGAAACCGCTGATCTTTCTGGTCTTGCTGGTGGCAGCCGTCGCCGGCGTGCACCTGTCGGGAGCGGCCCAGTATCTTCAGCAGGAAAAATTGCAGGCATTGATTGCCTCGTACGGAGTCCTGGCCCCGGCTATTTACATCCTGCTTTATGCCCTGGCGCCGGTATTGTTCCTGCCCGGCCTGCCGATCACCATTGTGGGCGGTATTCTGTTCGGCCCGGTCTGGGGCGTGGTTTATACCATTACCGGCGCGACCATCGGCGCCTCTCTGGCATTTCTGGTTGCGCGCTACGTGGCCCGCGACTGGGTGGCAGCCAAGTTGACCGGGCCCACGTGGGAAAAGCTCGACAGCGAAGTGGCCCAGCACGGCTGGAAGGTGGTGGCCTTCACACGACTGATTCCGGCCTTCCCCTTCAATCTGTTGAACTACGCCTTCGGACTGACCAAGGTCCCGTTTGTTCATTATATGGTTGCCACCTTTGTCTTCATGCTGCCTGCCTGCATCGCCTTCATCGTTTTCTCCAGCTCATTGCTGGGGCTGATCAAAGGCAAGGTTTCCCCGACGGCTCTGCTGGGCATCGGCCTGATTGTGCTGGTGTCGCTGATTCCGGTGGTCTACCGGCGCTTCAAGGGGCGTCAGGCGGCCGAGGCGGAAGCTGAGTGA
- a CDS encoding sulfurtransferase: MQIIAKFIQQAKRAGLHHVIMVLLMVVTVIVSCFSAATAADLRLIDAAALKGNSAKWVILDARPKADWETGHIPGAIQFSWDNYTRTDAKGVKYSSFPPQELAVALAGLGIDEKTPVVVYGDADKSWGGEGYNIWLLSWLGHKGPIRLLNGGIQAWRNQNLPLAKGPEKPAAKKARYQVDLKPPYIVSTEEVQKGKGSFVLVDVRSTFEWIKGRIPGAIHIPWEDFYTGKDHHPLPPAELKKLLAKHGVDTSKPVVYYCLGGVRSAYAWTAHQLAGLPEARNYKGSWAAWEKRAGQ; this comes from the coding sequence ATGCAGATTATTGCAAAGTTTATACAGCAGGCAAAACGAGCCGGTTTACATCATGTAATCATGGTTTTATTGATGGTAGTAACGGTAATCGTTTCCTGTTTCTCGGCTGCCACGGCGGCCGATCTGAGACTGATCGATGCAGCTGCGTTGAAGGGTAATTCAGCAAAATGGGTCATACTTGATGCCCGTCCCAAGGCCGACTGGGAAACCGGCCACATTCCGGGAGCCATCCAGTTTTCATGGGACAATTATACCCGCACCGACGCCAAGGGGGTAAAGTACAGCTCTTTTCCACCCCAGGAACTGGCCGTAGCACTGGCCGGACTGGGGATTGACGAAAAGACCCCGGTAGTGGTGTACGGGGACGCCGACAAGAGCTGGGGCGGCGAAGGGTATAATATCTGGTTGCTTTCCTGGCTTGGTCACAAGGGACCCATCCGGCTGCTGAATGGCGGCATCCAGGCCTGGCGCAACCAGAATTTGCCTCTGGCCAAGGGGCCGGAAAAGCCTGCCGCCAAAAAGGCCCGTTACCAGGTGGATCTCAAGCCCCCGTACATCGTCTCCACGGAAGAGGTGCAGAAGGGAAAAGGTTCTTTTGTGCTGGTTGATGTCCGCTCGACCTTTGAATGGATCAAAGGCAGGATACCCGGCGCCATTCATATACCCTGGGAGGATTTTTACACCGGCAAGGATCACCACCCGCTTCCTCCGGCGGAACTGAAAAAGCTGCTTGCCAAGCATGGCGTGGATACCTCCAAACCGGTGGTTTATTACTGCCTGGGCGGGGTGCGCTCTGCCTACGCCTGGACGGCCCACCAGTTGGCAGGGCTGCCTGAAGCCCGCAACTACAAGGGAAGCTGGGCAGCCTGGGAGAAGCGGGCGGGGCAGTAA